The sequence TTTTAGGCATAGGTAATATGCGCAAACAGAAGGGGTGTTAGCGAGCCACGGATGCTTAGAAATGAAACCCCAGCAGGTTGAAGTACCAGAGTTGCCAGACGAAGAACACCCCTGCCAGGGCAACGAGTGTGTAGTGCAGACGCGAGGCCAAACGCCAGTAGCGTCTGCGCCACGATAGGAGAGCAAGGGTGACCACCGCGATCATCAGAACAGGGGATGCCAGGGCGGCTGTGAGTCCGGCGTATGCGAGTCCAGGTACGCCGTATACGATTTCCTCCGACCTGCCCAATTGAATGAACAGAATAATAACCAGCGCGGTATTCAATGCACTGACCCCCACAGCCATCCGGCGGGCTAATTGGAGCAGCACGGGATGTGATGTGTTCACCTTGTCCCTGCGCCGATCCAGAAACACTTGGGCAGGGTGCCGTAGCACGGATAGGAAAGCCAACATGCACACTCCAAGTAGAATGCAATGAAACGTGGGGGTTTCATACCACGAGAGTTTGATGAAGGCTATCTGGGGAGCGTCACCATCGAACATGTGGGTGATACGGCCCCGGTTGTCTTCGCGGAAAACCAGTACCTTCCAGTCGTAAACATTACTGAAGACCAGCGGTTCCACCTCGATGCGCCGTCTGGGTCCGGAACCACCCTGCCTGAGCAGCAATACACCGTCACGGCTGGCGGTTACGGTGACCAGGTTGAAAAGCTCGCCTACCCGCTCGATTGTAGTGTATCGGCGGTTTGTAGGTCGATATGTGCCAACATACTTACCGGCACGCTCCTGGAAATCGGCTGGTGGTTTCAGGGTGGGAGAGTCAGGTGAAGGATAGTAGCGATTCAGGAATGTCTGCAGTAACTCTTCCAGCGCCGCTCCCCTACCCCCGCAATTGTAGCAAACGAACAGGCCTGCACCGTGTTCAGGCAGGAGCACTACGAGTGTAGAGAAGTACCTGGTGCCACCAGTGTGCACGAGGAGTCGCTGCGTATTCAGTTTCCTTTCAATGAAGCCGTATCCCATTCCACTGAGTCGATAATCGTGGGTGAAGTGCTGCTGTTGCATGTCTCGCGCAGTACGTTCTTGCAGGATACGATTGCCGTTGTAAAACCCTCCCTGGAGGTGTGCAATCATGAATCTCGCCATGTCCCCGGCTGTTGTGCTCATACCGCCAGCCGGTGTCAACTGGAAATACTGGAACTGACCAGCCTTTTGAGTATGGTTCGTAGAGATGTATCCCGGGGTTCCGTTAGAGGT is a genomic window of Dehalococcoidales bacterium containing:
- a CDS encoding serine hydrolase domain-containing protein, translated to MKGRVRTFQMIVISAFMVGMAVIVAGQLPFPEAVDASTEQPEYSVPHDKPGLTDPDELETFMDEFVQGQLDEHHIPGATVAVVKDGGAIFAKGYGYSDIEKQIPVSADETLFRVSSVSKLFTWTAVMQLVERGQLDLNTDINMYLENFRIPDTYAEPITLSHLLMHTSGLASRFLGTEAHSAEDLLPLGEVLANNMPDRVRPPGELTAYSNHGAALAGYIVEQISGVPFYQYIEENILKPLGMSHSTFRQPLPSDLTSNGTPGYISTNHTQKAGQFQYFQLTPAGGMSTTAGDMARFMIAHLQGGFYNGNRILQERTARDMQQQHFTHDYRLSGMGYGFIERKLNTQRLLVHTGGTRYFSTLVVLLPEHGAGLFVCYNCGGRGAALEELLQTFLNRYYPSPDSPTLKPPADFQERAGKYVGTYRPTNRRYTTIERVGELFNLVTVTASRDGVLLLRQGGSGPRRRIEVEPLVFSNVYDWKVLVFREDNRGRITHMFDGDAPQIAFIKLSWYETPTFHCILLGVCMLAFLSVLRHPAQVFLDRRRDKVNTSHPVLLQLARRMAVGVSALNTALVIILFIQLGRSEEIVYGVPGLAYAGLTAALASPVLMIAVVTLALLSWRRRYWRLASRLHYTLVALAGVFFVWQLWYFNLLGFHF